The following nucleotide sequence is from Gadus macrocephalus chromosome 18, ASM3116895v1.
AATAGAATATCTCTCATAGATGTTGATGAAATGTTAATCAATCAATACAATCATGATTTCAAAGAGATATCAGCAGATGACAAGCCAGAGATGTCAATAGAAGATAAACGATTCATGAAAATTGCAAATGAATCAATTGTACTTAAAAATGGCCATTACCAACTAGACTTGCCATTTAGAAAGGAAAACACTGTAATGCCAAATAACAAAGTGATCGCAGAACAGCGTCTGGTGAATCtgaaaagaaaattaaaaaagaatGAACACTTTCAAAGTGAGTAACCTGATTTCCTTTCAGATGTAATTGATAATGGATATGCTGAAGTGGTGCCGCAAAAGCAACTGGAAAGGAAAGATGGAAGAGTGTGGTATATCCCACACCATGGGGTTTATCACCCACAAAAGAAATCACTAAGAGTTGTGTTTGACTGCAGTGCAACTTACCAAGGAATGTCATTAAACACAGAACTGCTACAAGGACCAGATCAGACAAATGGACTTGTCGGGGTCATTTCCAGATTCCGTCAGAAGCCAGTCGCAGTCATGACTGATATAAAGGCAATGTTTCACCAAGTAAGAGTGTCCCCAAATGACGTGGATTTTCTTAGGTTCTTATGGTGGCCTAAAGGTGATGTGAACCGTAAACCAGTTGAGCATCGTATGCTTGTGCACCTGTTTGGAGCCACGTCCTCCCCCAGTTGTTCAAGTTTTGCATTGAAAAGAGTTGCAGAGGACAATAAGAACAATTTTCCCCATGCAATAACTGACACTGTCAAAATAAATTTCTATGTCGATGACTGTCTAAAAGCCCTACCCTCTGATCAGGAGGCCATACAGCTTGTCACTGATCTCTCAACTATATGCCACAAGGGAGGATTTCACCTCACAAAATGGATGAGCAACAGCCGAGCAGTGCTCTCCGTCATTCCAGAACTAAACAGGGCAAAAGGAGTAAAACAACTGGATTTAGACAAAGATAAACTTCCCACAGAAAGACCACTTGGTTTGCAGTGGTGTGTTGAAAACGATGCATTTAAGTTTAACATCAAAGTCAAAGAAAAGCCACAAACCCGAAGAGGAATGCTATCTGTAGTGAGCTCAATCTACGACCCTCTTGGGTTCTTGGCCCCCTTAACACTGCCTGCCAAGTGTCTCCTCCAAGAACTTTGCAAACAAAATCATGGCTGGGATCAACTTATACCTAAAGCGACATCTGAGAAATGGCTAAAATGGACTTCTGATCTTGTCAAGCTGGCAGTCTTTAAAGTAGACCGCTGCATTAAGCCAATACACTTTGGGAAACCAGTTCATGCCCAACTACATCATTTTTCAGATGCAAGTGACTATGGCTATGGTACAGTTAGCTACCTTCGGTTAACTAACAAAAGAGGAGAGGTCTCTCTGTCCTTTATGATGGGAAGAGCCAGAGTTGCGCCGCTGAAAAATATCACTATCCCAAGAATGGAATTGACAGCTGCTATGTTGTCAGTCAAAGTGGACAAAATGCTCAGAGCAGAATTGCAGTTGCTACTGGAAAATTCTGTTTTTTGGACTGATAGTCAAGCAGTAATCAAGTACATTGCAAACGAGCATACCCGATTCCATACTTTCATTGCAAATCGAGTGTCAACAATCAGAGATAACACAAAGGTATCACAATGGAAGTATGTGGAGACAAAGTTAAATCCAGCCGACTATGCATCTAGAGGACTTAGTGCTGGAAGATTTGTGGATGGAAAAAGATGGATACAGGGACCAACTTTCCTGTTGAGGCCAATGAGTGAATGGCCAAGTGCAACCCTGAAATCCCATGCACTTAATCCAGATGATCCTGAAGTCAAAGTAAGGTTGGTTGTGCATAATATTGTTTTGAAGGAAACGGAAAACCCTACCAACCAACTGCTCTCTTATTTCTCCTGTTGGCTGAAGTTAAGAAAGGCTGTGGCATGGATATTAAAGTTAAAAGGTGTCTTGCAATCTCTAGTAAAAcagagaaaagaaaaggaatCCTGTGTCAATCGCCCATACACACGATCACAAAGTAAAGTGACTCACTCACAGCAGATGGGAAGGAAGGCTATAAGTGAACAACACATAAATATCGATGATCTTGAAACGGCAGAAAAATGTATCATCTGTTTCTGCCAAAGACAAATATTCCCAGAAGAGATGACCAGATTGGAAATGGCGCCATCTGGGTTCAAAAGGTCAAGTCCCCTTTACAAGTTGGACCCAGTTTTGGAGGATGGGATTTTGAGAGTGGGAGGTAGACTTGACAGATCAGCTATGCCTCAACAAAGCAAACATCCTATTATTCTGTCAAAGAACGTGCATATTTCCTCTCTTATCCTTCGCCAAATCCATGAAAATGTTGGTCATAATGGAAGGAACCATGTTCTCTCGCAGCTGCGCCAGAAATACTGGATTACAGGTGCAAATGCCGCTGTAAGAAAGATCATCTCAAAATGTGTTGAATGCAGGCGTGTAAGAGGAAGACCAGGAGAACAGAAAATGGCAGGTTTACCTGTTGAAAGACTAATACCAGATAACCCTCCATTTACAAACGTTGGACTTGATTATTTTGGGCCCATCGAGGTAAAGAAAGCAAGGAGCCTCGTGAAAAGATACGGTGTCATATTCACCTGCATGTCAAGCAGAGCAGTGCATTTGGAGGTCGCTCACTCACTTGATACAGACTCCTGTATAAATGCAATAAGGAGATTTATCTCCAGAAGAGGACAAGTGGAACATCTAAGATCAGATAATGGAACCAATCTGGTTGGAGCGGAGAGAGAGTTAAAGAAAGCTCTTTTAACACTGAATCCACGCCAAGTCCAAGATTCCCTGCTACAACATGGAGTGAAGTGGAGTTTCAACCCCCCTGCTGCCTCTCATCACGGTGGAGTGTGGGAGCGACTTATCAGAATGGTGAGATGCATACTCTGTTCAGTTTTGCATCAACAAACTCTCGATGATGAAGGCCTGTGTACTGTGTTTTGCGAAGTGGAAGCAATTCTTAACAGTCGGCCTATAACAACTGTCTCAGCTGATCGACACGATCTTGAAGCACTGACACCTAATCATATTCTTCTCCTGAACACCAAGCCTGCTTTGCCCCCAGGACTCTTTCAAAAATCAGACCTCTATGCTCGACGTCGCTGGAAGCAGATCCAGTACATAGCAGAACTGTTTTGGAAGCGCTGGACGAAAGAGTACCTGCCCTTACTGCAGGAGAGACAAAAGTGGTGTGCAGTAAGAAGGAACTTTCAAGTTGGAGATGTGGTGATGATAGTGGATTCAACAGCACCCCGTGGCTCTTGGTTGCTTGCCAGGATAAAGGAAACCATTACTGACTCAAAGGGTCTCGTTCGCTCTGTCAAACTACAGATGAGGACAAGTGTTCTTGAGCGGCCTATAACCAAGATCTGCCTGCTGTTGGAGACAGAAGATTGAAATGAACTtgaaataatttattatttttgatgTATTTCGGCACATATAGTAGCTCCTTCTTATTTAGATTGATATAATTGTAATTGTTACACACCTATACAATTAGGGGCCGGTGTGTAGGAGCCATATTCAGTTTAGTATTATTTGTGTGCAATGGTTGTTTTTGGTGACCTCTACAGGTCTTGAATGCCTGTGTGCATATAATAGGAGTGCCAGGTGTGGCTGATTACACAGCAAAAGTTTTTCTACAATGGCTTGGCCCACATCCtgctctttgtttgttttaagtATTCTCAGTCAGTTTTCTTTGATTTTTGTACAAAATAAACCACAAGACCTTTTTTGCAAACCCAACAAACTTCTGGACATTATCGTTTTTGGACTCAAGCATTGTTAGAATCTAGTCTGCAGTCAGTCACCAGTGATGTTAATTGGAACAAGGAAAATCTGAGAAACGTCACTACACCCACCCTGGCACATTCTGCCTCCACATTGTTCAAGAGCGCCTGTGCCTATTCCATTCGGTCAGACACCAGGCAGATGTCATTTGCGTAGGCCAGGTCTGCTAGTAGTACAGGAGGGTATCTTCTTGAATTCCAGGGTGTAATTGTGAAGACAAGCTCCTGTTCCCACCCACTAATGGCTTTCCTAAGCGTGTAGTCCAGGGCTGAGAAAAGGGTAAGGGGGCAAGAGTGTCCCCCTGCAGCACCCCTGCCTGGATGAAAAACTCCTTACTGTCACCGTCTGGTTTCACCACCTTGGCTCTCGTGTCCCTGTGCATGGCCTCGAAGGCCCGGAGCGGGTTAGGAGGGAACCTGTAGGCTTGAGGATTTTCACCATCATGCCTCTGTTTATTGAATCAAAATCTTTTTTGAAGTCAATGAAACAGATGACTTCTGCGAGGTTGTTCTTCTTTACCTCCTCTATGATCCTCCTAAAGGCCAGGATTTGGGTTACAGTGGACCTTCCCTTTCTGAAGCCATTTTGGTTGGACAAAAAGATTGCTTTTCTATTTTCATTAGGATAATGTATTCACTCGGGCTGAAACGATAGGCGTATCGGAActgaaatcgcgacactcaaaaccacgaacctgtctcgcggtgtgagaaggcagaagcgcgatatgcccttactaactctccggtcaaattgtccgattgaaatttgctaataatttgtctaaataatagtccgctgacagcgccccctcttATCAATGCCGtaagtatgcgacgagatgccctctctgtgatgacagctctccgtggctactaaggattgcatttctccacagccgtcgaagtcctcatatgcgatatgaacgacatttatccagagtgggccaagcgcgaaataAATTGCCTGCGCgatccctgtctctattgttttgtgtgatttgaccggcagtttgtctgcttataggtcggaatgaagcggccaccaattattgacaggatgggtactttattctaccggactcgttcacttcttcactagacacacacgctaccgctcgctctcctcgctcgtccactcactcgctacacacgctaccgctcgctctcctcgctcgtccactcactcgctgacgtcacacacacatacgcacactgccattctcacgcacacacatacgctactcgtaacactatggctgcatccgaatactcatacttgcatactatatagtatgcattttgtagtacgcaaaaaatatagcgcgtccgaatactcaatatgcattctgtagtatggaagacgtttccgaatgcgtactaccgccaaagtaaaccacggacttcactacgctatcccacaatgcaacaggagtctagtaacgaacgaagaagagatggctgactcgtcaccaccagaaagacgtcgtagaaagcggcggaaaaaaagagacattaaaaagagtaaaatagtaaagtaactaattaagtaaaaagagacatttttaatttaatagcatcgatgacaagacggaaaacaggtaacttatcaaggtaattttgccggcatctgaggggagatacgtcatctccaaacttccggtggagtttcggcgatgttcggaagcgttctacgcatagctgtagaccgtactacacagtcaagtgtagtatggtcaagtagtagacactggacagaaatagtatgtactaagtattcggatgcagcctatgcctcgttattgcgatgTTCATGTTAGACGTgcatgttttttcccatctattgaaagttaggctattaaacatgttgcattctatacggcctgattatgtcattatttaagctacatagcctaataagaagcactaataggatatttgactaaaccaaccaaactagttgagggtttttgcctacctgcaagcatcctccaactgcaatctttagttatttatttattaatttagctatactttaatagtattctttctgttcaaatctgttcagtgttccaaattattttttattaaatgctacattaagttaattggtatataggtgttgtttaaataaaatgctttttaaatttaaaaaaatcgtgggatgtatcgaaccgtgggtcaaaaatcatgatacaaaccgaatcgtgagtttgtgtatcgttacagccctagtattcATATATCATTGCATTGTCATGCATTATAAATGGCGTCCCAATAAAAACCTTTCCCAAACTAGGAGCGTATTTACACCTATTTGGTTGGAACCAAGCACAAAAATAACTCTTGTGCAGACCTTTTGTGCTGGTGTGAATACAAACCATCGAACTCTGGTGCAGACCAAACAGTTGGGCCAAGACCCATCCGGAGAGgtggtctcggttcgcttccaaGCAAACCCAGGTgcggttcgcttgagatgtgaaatCGATCCGGGGTCTGATCCAGTTCTAAAAATCATACGCCTCTTTTCACTCAGGCACCCGCTCACCCGGTCGGGTTAAAATGAGTCGTGGCTCAACATGGAGCAAAGAGGATACCAAATGTCTATTGGATATTTGAGTCCGATATCCAATAGAAATTCCGTCTCCTCTTTGCTCCATGTTGAGCCACGACTCGTTTTAACCCGACGTTCCAAAAAAAGCACGGAAAAAGTATGCTGGAAAACCCACATAAAAATGCTGATGCATTTAACATATTCTGCATCAGGATGAGGTAGGAGGAGTTTGACCGGTCCGCAGATCAATATACCGGTATATCACGCTGGATATCCATGATTGTTTACTTTCACCAGCgctcttccccccccttttttttctttaatgctTTACCCCGCCCCAGACCTTTTTGTCCAATGATTGAATGATCTTTGCACACATGTGGGTTTGTTGTAAAATTCTGACTGTTGCGAAAAATTTCAATATGAAAAGGAACCGCACCAAACCAAAAAGAAACATTGTATTTTAGTCCGGACCAAAGAGAGCAAAGAAGTCTGAAGAAGTCGTCTAACAGAATAAATTACAATATGCAGAAGACCCCATATGCACATCAGGCGACCCCTAGTGGGGTCCTGACCTCATGGTTGGTAAACACTGGTCTActctttgttgttgttcttggtAAGGATCAATTAGTGTTGGGGCCTGTGATCCACGGCTGATGAAAGGCACAGTGGGTGAGAGCCCACTTATTCCTGCCAGTCAAGCTTAATGGAGGAATCCTAAAAACAAGCAAAGCCTCTTGTGTATGCCCAGCATGCCGTCTTTAACGAATAGAAAAGATTTGAATTCATTAAAACATTTTGACACCGTTTAGTTTACTTTGCTATCTCTTTAATGTAACCAGAAACAATGTTATGTTGTGTCTAGTAGTTTTATAACTACTGTATGCGTGCATATTATAGTTTCTTTAATCCTGAAACGCAACACAGCCCATGTCTTATGGACATCAATCagcctttatttttttatttttgtcaacCGAGATTAAGTTAAAAACCTTTTATAAAACTGATGTAAATGTGGTTTCTCTCAAGTCAATTTGTGTTGTGTATTAGAGTTTATATGCTGTAGTCTACTACTTTCTTCTAGAGTGAAATGGCATCAGGATTCACCGGATTGGGTTTACTTTTCACAATTAGGTCCAATTTCGTTTCTTTTATCTAAAATGACCTGCAACAAATACAGCCAGTAAGGGGCAGATGGGGGGATTTTGATCAGGGATGCATAGAGATACTGATGGTAGTGGGGATAAAATCTGAGGAGCTTATCGCTGGAACAGCTGACAGTACACCATCTTAGGAGGATAGAATAATACATTTGCAGTAAAAAAAAGGAGATGAAGACAACACTCTAATGCACTGATTCTCATGCCAGCGGCCTTTGTTGTTTCCACAGCGGTTAGGGGATCTGATGGGCTAATGTAACGAAgggtatgcatgcacacaggttGCATTTGTTTCTAATTCAGATAAAAAATTCAAGTTGCAGATATTTGAAAGATGATATTCATTACGCATATCCTCGAAGTGCTCGAAATACAGACAATTCAAGCCATAAATATTCAAGAAGCGCATTCCTGCGACTGCCACCCTTACGCATCCGAGACGGTCGAGTTCCTCCATGAGCTGTGGCTGCACGACAGGGCCGACCTCGACTCTCAGCAGTGTTGGCGGCTTAGGCTTTGCGCGATCCATCCTCCGACAGATTGCTGGGAGCCACAAAGGGCCCCTTACCAGTGGATCCTGGTCAGAGCCCCGATGGAGGTGGTCTCCGACCACACCCGCAAGTCTCAGGCTGACTCTTGAGCTTGGCCGAGGAGGGCCTACGCCGCCCGCTGCCGATGCACCAACCAGGCCTAGAGTCTAACTGCATGGTGCACCAACCAGGCCTAGAGCCTAACTGCATGGTGCACCAACCAGGCCAAGATCCTAACTGCTTGATGCACCAACCAGGCCTAGCGCCTAACTGCTTGGATCCATATAGCCTGCAGTAGATAAACAACATCCTTAGAGCAGACTAGGGACCTTTAAGGCATTGCACTAcattgagtgtctgtgtgtttttgtttctgacagaagaagaatatgtttttattagtgctgtcagttaaacgcgttattaacggcgttaacgcaaaccaattttaacggcgtaaatttttttatcgcacgattaacagaattatttatttttttttcacaaaatatatatatattttttttctttggctcaaaacaaagaagcagtagcctgactgctatgttcaaggcagtatgtttgtatgttcatcgtttaattgcactataggctttttttttgtatcgtcctgttttgatcagtacatgccaatgttgttatcaataaaaaaacatttgcataaggcaagccgatgcacttctccatgtggataagagcattaaaatgctaaaaattaatgggacaaagaaatcaagggatatttagcatagaaaaaaattcATTGTGAGTTaaatatgacattaatgcgattaatcacgatttaatattttaatcgcttgacagcactagtttttATTACATGTAATGATATACAACtgtctaaaataaaataaaaacaggatTCATATAACATATGACCCAAAGAGCAACTGAAACATGAAAATTAATGTTTTCctcaataaaaatatattctttGCAAAT
It contains:
- the LOC132446487 gene encoding uncharacterized protein LOC132446487 — encoded protein: MSLNTELLQGPDQTNGLVGVISRFRQKPVAVMTDIKAMFHQVRVSPNDVDFLRFLWWPKGDVNRKPVEHRMLVHLFGATSSPSCSSFALKRVAEDNKNNFPHAITDTVKINFYVDDCLKALPSDQEAIQLVTDLSTICHKGGFHLTKWMSNSRAVLSVIPELNRAKGVKQLDLDKDKLPTERPLGLQWCVENDAFKFNIKVKEKPQTRRGMLSVVSSIYDPLGFLAPLTLPAKCLLQELCKQNHGWDQLIPKATSEKWLKWTSDLVKLAVFKVDRCIKPIHFGKPVHAQLHHFSDASDYGYGTVSYLRLTNKRGEVSLSFMMGRARVAPLKNITIPRMELTAAMLSVKVDKMLRAELQLLLENSVFWTDSQAVIKYIANEHTRFHTFIANRVSTIRDNTKVSQWKYVETKLNPADYASRGLSAGRFVDGKRWIQGPTFLLRPMSEWPSATLKSHALNPDDPEVKVRLVVHNIVLKETENPTNQLLSYFSCWLKLRKAVAWILKLKGVLQSLVKQRKEKESCVNRPYTRSQSKVTHSQQMGRKAISEQHINIDDLETAEKCIICFCQRQIFPEEMTRLEMAPSGFKRSSPLYKLDPVLEDGILRVGGRLDRSAMPQQSKHPIILSKNVHISSLILRQIHENVGHNGRNHVLSQLRQKYWITGANAAVRKIISKCVECRRVRGRPGEQKMAGLPVERLIPDNPPFTNVGLDYFGPIEVKKARSLVKRYGVIFTCMSSRAVHLEVAHSLDTDSCINAIRRFISRRGQVEHLRSDNGTNLVGAERELKKALLTLNPRQVQDSLLQHGVKWSFNPPAASHHGGVWERLIRMDSFKNQTSMLDVAGSRSST